In Anaerolineales bacterium, one DNA window encodes the following:
- a CDS encoding sensor domain-containing diguanylate cyclase, producing MFDSASEEYLNTLFEYAPISLWEQDFSSIKSLFDDLRRRGVESLDAYLDEHPHFVDECMGNIKVLNVNQKTVSMLKADSKAALLANLDQVFRAGMRHHFREELLALWRGDVSWSGEGVNYALDGEALDILLHWRILPQYENSWEHVLVTLEDITARKKAERRFQNLFEASPISLWEEDYSAIKAYFDSLRAQGIVDFESYLNDHPEAALHCAGLIQVLNVNQKTLELFGASSKEHLFGNLHQVFRDEMGNHFAKELADLWNGKLSYAREGINYSLNGEPISIQLDFRVMLGHEHDFGWVMVAIQDITTRKKAEEYLRYLGTHDALTGLYNRAYFEETLLKLEADRKDPVSMIILDLNYLKQVNDLHGHQAGDNLIRRAAEVFNAAFDAGQVVARIGGDEFAVILPDDDEGDAAEFIKHLHVLVELNNKYYREPELSLACGAATSRPGISLEKVISLADDAMYRYKSEHHRRRKDDAQI from the coding sequence ATGTTTGATTCTGCCAGTGAGGAGTACCTAAATACCTTGTTCGAATACGCGCCAATTTCACTATGGGAGCAGGATTTCAGCTCCATCAAAAGCCTGTTTGACGATTTGAGGCGGCGGGGGGTCGAATCCCTGGATGCCTACCTCGACGAACATCCACACTTTGTGGACGAGTGTATGGGGAACATTAAAGTACTGAATGTCAACCAGAAGACCGTCTCCATGTTGAAAGCGGATTCGAAAGCCGCCCTGCTTGCAAACCTCGATCAGGTTTTCCGTGCTGGGATGCGTCATCACTTTCGGGAGGAACTGCTCGCACTCTGGAGGGGGGATGTCAGCTGGTCGGGTGAGGGGGTCAACTATGCGTTGGACGGCGAAGCGCTCGATATCCTTTTGCATTGGCGTATTCTCCCGCAATATGAAAATAGCTGGGAGCATGTTCTGGTTACGCTGGAGGATATCACGGCGCGTAAAAAAGCCGAGCGGCGTTTTCAAAACCTGTTCGAAGCCTCGCCAATATCCCTGTGGGAGGAGGACTACAGTGCCATCAAGGCATATTTTGACTCATTGCGCGCTCAAGGGATTGTTGATTTCGAGTCCTATTTGAATGACCACCCTGAAGCTGCGCTTCATTGCGCTGGTTTAATTCAAGTCTTGAATGTTAACCAGAAAACACTCGAATTGTTTGGTGCATCGTCCAAGGAACATCTTTTTGGTAATTTGCACCAGGTTTTTCGAGACGAAATGGGGAACCACTTTGCCAAGGAACTGGCGGACCTGTGGAATGGCAAACTGTCCTATGCGCGTGAAGGGATCAATTATTCCCTGAATGGCGAACCGATCAGCATCCAGCTTGACTTTCGCGTCATGCTTGGTCACGAGCACGATTTCGGCTGGGTGATGGTCGCCATTCAGGATATTACCACGCGGAAAAAGGCGGAGGAGTATCTCCGCTATCTTGGCACGCATGATGCGTTGACAGGACTGTACAACCGGGCCTATTTTGAAGAGACACTCTTGAAACTGGAGGCTGACCGCAAGGATCCGGTCAGCATGATCATTCTTGATCTCAATTACCTCAAACAGGTAAATGATCTGCACGGGCATCAGGCGGGTGACAATTTGATCCGCCGCGCTGCCGAAGTGTTCAACGCCGCCTTTGATGCCGGGCAGGTGGTTGCGCGCATTGGAGGGGATGAGTTTGCGGTCATTCTCCCGGACGACGATGAAGGGGATGCGGCTGAATTCATCAAGCATCTACACGTACTGGTTGAACTCAATAACAAATATTATCGCGAACCTGAATTAAGCCTTGCATGTGGTGCTGCCACCAGCCGGCCGGGTATCAGCCTTGAAAAGGTCATCAGCCTTGCGGATGACGCCATGTACCGATATAAAAGCGAACACCATCGCCGTCGTAAAGATGATGCGCAAATTTGA
- a CDS encoding DUF4147 domain-containing protein: MMRKFDAARFSTSTFSTHPHGDSIMRVLASAFNAVEPGAAVKKHLEGKSLPSARRIFALGLGKAACAMTQALADDFLLTDSLVITKHASPLTFVPVTVIEGNHPIPGDSSLRAGESAIKFLTQLKKDDLLVCLISGGGSALMTAPLIPLADLQRLTSILLACGARIDETNTLRRHLDVLKGGGLVQHANGAQIISLLLSDVVGDSLEAIASGPTAPDPSTREDALSIIEKYGIQDDIPVSVIPALQETAKSGDPLFQGIQNIVIGSNVTALESACSQSMREGIQSKIINKELQGEAHKVGQEIAFQLRDELGQMERPFCLLAGGETTVSMRGDGKGGRNQELALSAVDGLAGLQDVMLISIATDGEDGPTDAAGAVVTGGTAQRAEALGLDAADYLSRNDAHSYFEKLEDLIRTGPSGTNVNDLLLCFAF, from the coding sequence ATGATGCGCAAATTTGATGCCGCGCGATTTTCCACATCGACATTTTCCACACATCCACACGGTGATTCCATCATGCGCGTGCTGGCCTCAGCGTTCAATGCGGTGGAGCCGGGCGCAGCGGTTAAAAAACATCTGGAGGGAAAATCCCTGCCCTCCGCGCGAAGGATATTTGCCTTAGGATTGGGAAAAGCTGCCTGCGCGATGACCCAGGCACTTGCGGACGATTTTCTTCTGACGGATTCGCTCGTCATCACAAAGCACGCTTCCCCCCTGACCTTTGTGCCGGTTACTGTTATCGAAGGCAATCATCCCATCCCCGGCGACTCCAGCCTGCGCGCCGGAGAGTCTGCGATCAAGTTCCTCACTCAATTAAAAAAAGATGATCTGCTGGTTTGCCTGATCTCCGGCGGCGGCTCGGCGTTGATGACCGCGCCGCTGATCCCGCTGGCTGATTTGCAGAGGCTTACCTCCATTTTGCTGGCATGCGGTGCGCGCATTGACGAGACCAACACTCTGCGCCGCCATCTTGATGTGTTGAAAGGTGGAGGGCTGGTCCAACATGCCAATGGCGCGCAAATTATCAGCCTGCTCCTTTCGGACGTGGTCGGTGATTCATTGGAGGCGATTGCCTCTGGTCCCACCGCTCCAGACCCGTCCACGCGTGAGGATGCCCTGTCCATCATCGAAAAATATGGAATACAAGATGATATTCCCGTTTCGGTCATCCCCGCCCTGCAGGAAACAGCAAAATCGGGGGATCCGCTATTTCAAGGGATTCAGAATATTGTGATTGGCAGCAATGTAACCGCCCTAGAATCTGCGTGTAGCCAATCAATGAGGGAAGGAATTCAATCAAAAATTATAAATAAGGAATTACAAGGCGAAGCACACAAAGTTGGACAGGAGATTGCATTTCAGCTGAGAGATGAGCTTGGGCAAATGGAACGTCCCTTTTGCCTGCTGGCGGGCGGGGAGACGACAGTGTCTATGCGGGGAGATGGAAAAGGAGGCAGGAATCAGGAACTTGCACTATCCGCGGTGGATGGATTGGCCGGCTTGCAGGATGTCATGCTCATTTCGATTGCGACCGATGGAGAGGATGGTCCCACCGATGCGGCAGGTGCGGTGGTGACGGGAGGAACTGCTCAAAGGGCTGAAGCGCTCGGGTTGGACGCGGCAGATTATCTGTCCAGGAATGATGCGCATTCGTATTTTGAAAAGCTGGAAGATCTTATCAGGACCGGCCCAAGCGGGACAAATGTCAATGACCTGCTCCTGTGTTTTGCCTTTTAA
- a CDS encoding NifB/NifX family molybdenum-iron cluster-binding protein — translation MKIAVVTDDGTTISQHFGRATHYSVVTVQDGRIIDHELRGKIGHAQLHDEAHEDHNDAKQPHGYGPAAKHRHGRMAETIVDCEAVICRGMGMGAYENMKTRNIRPVITDIVNIDDAVLSYASGKIVDHIEKLH, via the coding sequence ATGAAAATTGCGGTAGTTACAGATGATGGAACAACCATCAGCCAGCACTTTGGACGCGCGACCCATTACTCGGTGGTTACGGTTCAGGATGGCAGAATCATTGATCATGAATTGCGCGGAAAGATTGGACATGCACAATTGCATGATGAAGCGCATGAGGATCATAATGATGCAAAGCAACCTCACGGCTATGGACCGGCCGCCAAACATCGTCATGGGCGCATGGCAGAGACGATTGTTGACTGCGAGGCGGTGATTTGCCGCGGGATGGGAATGGGCGCGTATGAAAACATGAAAACGCGCAACATCCGCCCGGTGATCACGGATATTGTCAATATTGACGATGCTGTCCTGTCCTATGCGAGCGGAAAAATCGTTGACCATATTGAAAAACTTCATTAG
- a CDS encoding radical SAM protein — protein MKYVFGPVPSRRLGQSLGIDTIPLKTCNWNCVYCQLGRTKPLVNDRRDYFPPEEILAEVRDVLDSTAPGRIDWVTFVGSGEPLLHSSMGRLLHDVKAITELPVAVITNGSLLYCPEIRTELLIADAVLPTLDAGTADTYRKLNRPHPGCTFERSVNGLIEFRSVYRGRLWVEVMLVLGMNDSAHELEKIAGILEKIRPEAVHINLPTRPPAETWVQPPDKEGLMRAISILGNVAEVVHPAEGSFDLAGYENVTEAVISIITRHPMRQDELERTLCRWSREQLRDALAELEASGRVQIVDRHGTRFWSAAPAYYPDDAQSRKAMPDRH, from the coding sequence GTGAAGTACGTATTTGGTCCGGTACCATCGCGAAGGCTGGGGCAATCATTGGGGATTGATACGATTCCACTAAAGACGTGTAATTGGAATTGTGTCTATTGTCAATTGGGGCGGACCAAGCCGTTGGTCAACGATCGCAGAGACTATTTCCCGCCAGAGGAGATCCTTGCCGAAGTCAGGGATGTCTTGGATTCCACCGCGCCCGGCAGGATCGATTGGGTTACGTTTGTTGGTTCCGGTGAGCCTTTATTGCATTCAAGCATGGGGCGACTTCTGCATGACGTCAAAGCAATAACGGAATTGCCCGTGGCGGTCATAACGAACGGCTCTCTTTTGTATTGTCCGGAAATCCGCACAGAATTGCTGATCGCAGATGCTGTTTTGCCGACGTTGGATGCCGGCACGGCAGATACGTATCGAAAATTAAATCGCCCGCATCCCGGCTGCACGTTTGAGCGGTCTGTCAACGGGTTGATCGAATTTCGATCCGTTTACCGGGGAAGATTATGGGTGGAAGTGATGCTGGTGCTTGGAATGAATGACTCTGCTCATGAGCTTGAAAAGATCGCAGGTATTTTGGAAAAAATTCGCCCGGAGGCGGTACATATCAATCTGCCAACGCGCCCGCCCGCCGAAACCTGGGTCCAGCCGCCGGACAAGGAAGGATTGATGCGCGCAATTTCCATTCTGGGCAATGTGGCTGAGGTGGTACATCCAGCAGAGGGAAGTTTCGATCTGGCAGGATATGAAAATGTGACCGAAGCCGTCATCAGTATCATTACGCGTCATCCCATGCGGCAGGACGAACTCGAGCGGACGCTGTGTCGTTGGTCACGTGAGCAGTTGCGGGATGCCCTGGCGGAATTGGAAGCCAGCGGCAGAGTGCAGATCGTGGATCGTCATGGAACCCGGTTTTGGAGTGCCGCACCAGCATACTATCCTGATGACGCCCAAAGCCGAAAGGCGATGCCGGACCGCCATTAA
- a CDS encoding LysE family transporter: MSEPLSIFLRAFIIGISIAAPVGPIGVLCIRRTLADGKLAGFLSGMGAASADIVYGAIAAFGLAAGTSLLVNNFIWMRLIGGVFLLYLGLKTFREEPTEHTAQTKRVSLLSMYLSTFFLTITNPMTILAFAAIFAGTMLGEKMGSPLVIVAGVFVGSAVWWLTLSLGVGTMRERLTKTHMVWINRISGIIIFVFGVFALAG; the protein is encoded by the coding sequence ATGAGTGAACCACTTTCCATATTCCTGCGCGCTTTCATCATCGGCATTTCCATCGCCGCACCCGTCGGTCCCATTGGCGTGTTGTGCATCCGCCGTACGCTTGCGGATGGAAAACTGGCAGGTTTTCTATCCGGCATGGGCGCGGCAAGCGCGGACATAGTTTATGGCGCCATTGCGGCATTTGGTCTGGCTGCCGGTACCAGCCTGCTTGTGAATAACTTCATCTGGATGCGATTGATCGGCGGTGTTTTCCTTCTTTATCTCGGTCTCAAAACCTTCCGTGAAGAACCGACCGAACATACCGCGCAAACCAAACGGGTGAGCCTGTTGAGCATGTATTTGTCCACTTTTTTCCTGACCATCACCAACCCAATGACCATCCTTGCCTTTGCCGCCATCTTTGCGGGGACGATGCTCGGAGAAAAGATGGGCTCTCCGCTTGTGATCGTCGCCGGGGTGTTTGTTGGCTCCGCAGTCTGGTGGTTGACGCTCAGCCTCGGCGTCGGTACAATGCGCGAACGCCTGACCAAAACGCACATGGTTTGGATCAACCGCATCTCGGGAATTATCATTTTTGTGTTTGGGGTGTTTGCGCTGGCGGGATAA
- a CDS encoding endo alpha-1,4 polygalactosaminidase, producing MKRALVLSILAFCNACMRIESETMPGNETADSNAPKMEFRGPEVGDTLHIQYSGKIDLSLPVEVYNLDLIDTDPSAIRQLHDRGIFVMCYFSAGSFEKWRMDAAEYPQEILGKELEGWPGERWLDIRQTETLLPIIEARLDTAVQKGCDGVDPDNVNGYENDTGFPLGYEDQITFNTLLAETAHERGLSIGLKNDLGQIPELLPHFDWIINEECFFYDECNVLSLFIEAGKPVFVIEYELAPSSFCQQAMELKFFTVQKNWELDSFQAPCPQHE from the coding sequence ATGAAAAGGGCTTTGGTTCTATCGATACTTGCGTTCTGCAATGCCTGCATGCGAATCGAGTCCGAGACAATGCCTGGCAACGAGACGGCTGATTCAAATGCCCCCAAAATGGAATTTCGAGGCCCGGAAGTCGGGGACACTTTACACATCCAATACAGCGGCAAAATTGACCTAAGCCTGCCCGTTGAGGTGTACAACCTCGACCTGATTGACACGGATCCTTCGGCCATCCGCCAACTCCATGACCGGGGGATATTCGTAATGTGCTACTTCAGTGCAGGTTCCTTCGAAAAATGGAGGATGGACGCCGCCGAATATCCCCAGGAAATACTTGGCAAGGAACTGGAAGGCTGGCCCGGTGAAAGATGGCTGGACATCCGTCAAACCGAAACCCTCCTGCCCATCATCGAAGCCAGACTGGATACAGCCGTCCAAAAAGGCTGTGACGGCGTTGACCCGGACAACGTGAATGGATACGAAAATGACACGGGGTTTCCACTGGGTTACGAGGATCAAATTACATTCAACACCCTGCTGGCAGAAACCGCGCACGAGCGCGGTTTGTCCATTGGTTTGAAAAACGACCTTGGACAAATCCCTGAACTGCTGCCGCACTTCGATTGGATCATCAACGAGGAATGCTTCTTTTACGATGAGTGCAATGTTTTGTCGTTGTTTATCGAAGCGGGCAAACCTGTTTTTGTCATCGAATACGAACTTGCGCCATCATCATTCTGTCAGCAGGCAATGGAACTGAAGTTTTTTACCGTCCAGAAGAACTGGGAATTAGACTCCTTTCAAGCCCCCTGTCCGCAACATGAGTGA
- the secF gene encoding protein translocase subunit SecF gives MNILGKRYYFFALSLLLILPGLILLATTGLPLSIDFTGGSLFEVQLENGKSLDTAAIHSIYEDAGIDDAQVTTTEIGSLIIRSSFLTNEVRDEVLTAMETVSGSDISVIRFDSVGPSIGRQVTQRAAIAIAVASILVVLFIIWSFRRVENAFRYGVCAILAMIHDIALIFSITGIGSYFFGWQVDSLFLTALLTVIGFSMQDTIVVFDRIRENSNILRRLEYEKLVNHSIVQTLQRSINTQLMTVEFLLLALALFGGVTLQEFAIILLVGLLSGTYSSIFVAAPILVLWEKREWQTWFRRGANA, from the coding sequence ATGAACATTCTCGGTAAACGCTATTACTTTTTCGCTCTTTCCCTGCTGCTGATCCTGCCAGGGTTAATCCTGCTTGCAACCACCGGACTTCCGCTGTCCATAGATTTTACCGGTGGAAGCCTGTTCGAAGTCCAGCTTGAAAATGGGAAATCCCTTGATACCGCCGCCATCCACTCCATCTATGAAGACGCCGGCATTGATGATGCGCAGGTCACCACCACGGAAATAGGTTCGCTCATCATTCGCTCCTCCTTCCTGACAAACGAAGTCCGCGACGAAGTTCTGACAGCCATGGAGACAGTTTCGGGGTCCGATATATCTGTCATTCGCTTCGACAGTGTTGGGCCGAGCATCGGCAGGCAGGTCACACAACGTGCCGCAATTGCCATTGCAGTCGCATCCATTCTGGTTGTGTTGTTCATCATCTGGTCCTTCCGCAGGGTGGAAAACGCCTTCCGTTACGGCGTGTGCGCCATCCTGGCAATGATCCATGACATTGCCCTGATTTTCAGCATCACAGGCATTGGTAGTTACTTTTTCGGATGGCAGGTCGACTCGCTCTTCCTGACCGCCCTGCTGACCGTGATCGGCTTTTCCATGCAGGATACCATCGTGGTGTTCGACCGCATCCGCGAAAACTCCAATATCCTGCGCAGATTGGAATACGAGAAACTCGTCAACCACTCCATCGTACAGACGCTGCAACGCTCGATCAACACGCAGTTGATGACCGTGGAATTCCTCCTGCTCGCGCTGGCTTTGTTCGGTGGCGTGACTCTACAGGAATTTGCCATCATCCTGCTCGTCGGCTTGTTGAGCGGAACATACTCCTCCATTTTCGTTGCGGCTCCCATCCTCGTGCTGTGGGAAAAACGCGAATGGCAAACCTGGTTCAGGCGCGGAGCAAACGCCTGA
- the secD gene encoding protein translocase subunit SecD gives MIRNLTNRIILIVVVLAFSLWADFNNEITIVNPVTDEPLFTRNIVPRLGLDLQGGLQVLLEADIPENQTPTAESMDIARDIVQQRTDALGVNENVIQVAGDRRIVGEFPGLEDTESVLATIQQTGLLEFVDTGDYSPEEGSILVTDYSPTGGPVEPPDSGEIVYHTIMTGSDLSSVAVSQNALGSGYAINFVLKSGGSRVFAEHTSVNAGKFLTILLDKRVISSPIINEPITGGEGSISGNFSYESANAFAIQLRYGSLPVALKIVETRIIGPTLGADSLNKSLIAGLIGMTIVAMFMIVYYRMPGIVAVLSILIYAAVVFAIFKWFHFTLTLPGIAGFMLSTGTALDSNILIFERMKEELRNGKSLTLSMDLGWTRAWPSIRDSNLAAILTSAILFWFGSSFGATIVKGFSLTLALGVIISLFTAIYVTRTLLAVFLKTFKPKNFERWFGI, from the coding sequence ATGATCCGTAACCTGACCAACCGTATTATTCTCATTGTGGTTGTACTGGCTTTCTCGCTATGGGCGGACTTTAATAACGAGATTACCATCGTTAACCCTGTGACCGATGAGCCTCTCTTTACCCGCAACATTGTGCCGCGCCTCGGCCTGGACCTGCAAGGGGGGCTGCAAGTGCTTCTGGAAGCTGACATACCTGAAAATCAGACGCCTACAGCAGAGTCCATGGACATTGCCCGTGACATCGTCCAGCAGCGTACCGATGCGCTTGGCGTGAACGAAAACGTCATCCAGGTTGCCGGTGACCGACGCATTGTAGGCGAGTTTCCCGGGCTGGAAGATACTGAATCCGTGCTGGCAACCATCCAGCAGACGGGCTTGCTGGAATTTGTGGACACGGGTGACTATAGCCCGGAAGAGGGAAGCATTCTCGTCACGGATTACAGTCCCACCGGCGGACCGGTGGAACCTCCCGACAGCGGTGAAATCGTCTATCACACCATTATGACCGGTTCAGACCTTAGCTCTGTTGCCGTCTCGCAGAACGCACTCGGCAGCGGATATGCGATCAACTTTGTGCTAAAATCCGGCGGGTCGAGGGTGTTTGCAGAGCACACTTCCGTAAATGCGGGAAAATTCCTGACCATCCTTTTAGATAAACGGGTGATCTCCTCGCCCATCATTAACGAACCGATCACCGGAGGCGAAGGTTCGATCAGCGGGAATTTCAGCTACGAATCCGCAAACGCCTTTGCCATCCAGCTCCGCTACGGCTCCCTGCCCGTTGCATTGAAAATCGTCGAAACCCGCATCATCGGCCCCACACTCGGTGCAGACTCGCTAAATAAAAGTCTGATAGCGGGTTTGATCGGTATGACCATTGTTGCAATGTTCATGATCGTCTACTACCGCATGCCCGGCATTGTGGCTGTGCTCTCCATTTTGATCTATGCGGCGGTTGTTTTTGCCATATTCAAATGGTTCCACTTCACGCTGACCCTGCCCGGCATCGCCGGATTCATGCTCAGCACCGGCACCGCACTGGATTCAAACATCCTGATCTTTGAGCGCATGAAGGAGGAACTCCGCAACGGGAAGAGCCTGACACTGTCGATGGACCTGGGATGGACACGCGCATGGCCATCCATCCGCGATTCCAACCTTGCAGCGATCCTTACGTCGGCCATCCTGTTCTGGTTCGGCTCTTCGTTCGGCGCGACCATCGTAAAAGGCTTTTCATTGACCCTCGCGCTGGGTGTGATCATTTCGCTTTTTACAGCGATCTACGTCACCCGCACCCTGCTGGCCGTTTTCCTGAAAACCTTCAAGCCGAAAAATTTTGAACGCTGGTTCGGCATTTAA
- a CDS encoding M1 family metallopeptidase, whose amino-acid sequence MKTYFQLTLITLLFLTSCLLLTSQAESTPAPLPSEVPLASSADRSKFKVGLVPEYHHILDELPYTSSYSIHLLIADNLYEITGSETVVYFNAEDVPLNEVNFRLFPNLLGGKMKAGNLSVDGEGVTAAYSLHDSLMTIPLKTSLQPGQSITLRMDFEISIPQSVSLNYGVQAYYDNVLALAHAYPMIAVYDDEGWNAEIPPQSGDVTYADISFFTVTVDAPKNLVVAGTGVEVSRQNTGNRQTVRYEAGPVRDFYLAASPDYQVFVRESNGVTIRFYTRGNLQAGAEFALDVAVRAVEIFEKRYAPYPYTELDFVSTPTLALGIEYPGIIAMTESLMEPGNAYLEATVVHEVAHQWFYNLVGNDQLDDPWLDESLAQFATLQYYVDEYGEAGKEAYLEDIEGRWAYIVNERIPVGLPVRAYSYAEYSGIVYGRGALFFIALREEMGTRNFDDFLRAYVKNNAWNIGTTEVLKAEAEAQCACDLTVLFDEWVYP is encoded by the coding sequence ATGAAAACGTACTTTCAACTCACCCTTATCACACTTCTATTCCTGACCTCCTGCCTGCTCCTGACATCCCAGGCAGAATCCACGCCGGCGCCGCTTCCGTCCGAGGTTCCCCTGGCCTCGTCGGCAGACCGCTCAAAATTCAAAGTTGGACTCGTCCCTGAATATCACCATATTTTGGACGAACTGCCCTACACAAGTTCATATTCCATTCACTTATTAATCGCAGACAACCTGTATGAAATCACCGGCAGCGAAACGGTGGTCTACTTCAACGCCGAAGATGTACCGTTGAATGAAGTGAACTTTCGTTTGTTCCCCAACCTCCTCGGCGGAAAGATGAAAGCGGGGAACCTGTCTGTGGATGGAGAAGGCGTTACAGCGGCATACTCGCTCCATGACAGCCTGATGACCATTCCATTAAAGACCTCACTCCAACCCGGGCAGAGCATCACCCTCCGTATGGATTTTGAGATCAGTATCCCGCAAAGTGTGAGTCTGAATTATGGCGTACAAGCCTATTACGACAATGTCCTGGCACTGGCACATGCCTACCCCATGATCGCCGTCTATGATGACGAAGGCTGGAATGCGGAAATCCCGCCCCAATCTGGCGACGTGACCTACGCAGATATATCGTTTTTCACTGTCACTGTGGATGCGCCGAAGAATCTCGTAGTAGCCGGCACGGGAGTGGAGGTCAGCCGCCAGAATACCGGAAACAGACAAACCGTCCGTTATGAGGCGGGACCGGTGCGGGACTTCTATCTGGCGGCAAGTCCGGATTATCAGGTCTTCGTCAGAGAATCGAACGGCGTCACGATAAGATTTTATACGCGCGGAAATTTACAGGCAGGCGCAGAATTCGCATTAGATGTGGCGGTGCGAGCCGTTGAGATCTTCGAGAAGCGCTATGCACCCTATCCCTACACGGAGCTGGATTTTGTCTCCACGCCCACGCTTGCGCTGGGAATCGAGTATCCCGGGATAATTGCCATGACAGAATCGCTCATGGAGCCCGGGAATGCTTATCTCGAGGCCACCGTCGTACATGAAGTGGCCCACCAATGGTTTTACAACCTGGTCGGCAACGATCAACTGGACGATCCCTGGCTGGATGAGTCGCTTGCCCAATTTGCCACCCTGCAATATTACGTGGACGAGTATGGAGAGGCGGGGAAGGAGGCTTACCTGGAAGATATTGAAGGCCGCTGGGCGTATATTGTAAACGAACGCATTCCCGTGGGCCTGCCGGTGCGCGCCTACTCCTACGCGGAATATAGCGGCATTGTGTACGGCCGCGGCGCCTTGTTCTTCATTGCCCTGCGCGAGGAGATGGGGACCAGGAATTTCGATGACTTTTTAAGGGCCTATGTAAAAAACAACGCCTGGAACATCGGCACAACCGAGGTTTTGAAGGCCGAAGCAGAGGCGCAATGTGCCTGCGACCTGACCGTTTTATTTGATGAATGGGTATACCCATAA
- a CDS encoding NAD-binding protein: MRSRAAKQHWRNFQASIRDTAILFREFRSPLFWFSFAVIGGGLLYDFIARIVDEPIYSIVESIYIVLIAVFLQPPTREFPHHIALQLFHFSMPIVGLVVLAQGLADFGSLLFNRRARSKEWEMAVASTLRKHVVLVGLGHLGYRVALKLHELGEQVAVIENNPKADKVSDARNLGIPVINDDATRQSTLEGANIKDARTIILASQNDSMNLQIALKARSMNPNLKVVIRIFDDEFAHALQEQFGFIALSATEMAAPVFAAAAAGVDVTNPISIEGQLLSLARLPISKDAPFAGQTVGFVENHYHINIVLLRRGNESQMPPRDISLLQAGDVIAALGGPEQLNKILHDNEPR; the protein is encoded by the coding sequence ATGCGTAGCAGAGCGGCAAAACAGCATTGGAGAAATTTCCAGGCATCCATCCGCGATACCGCCATTCTGTTCCGCGAATTCCGCTCGCCGCTTTTCTGGTTTTCGTTTGCAGTCATCGGCGGTGGACTGCTGTATGACTTCATCGCCAGAATCGTGGACGAACCGATCTACAGTATCGTCGAATCCATCTATATCGTACTGATCGCGGTATTCCTGCAACCACCCACTCGCGAATTCCCGCACCACATCGCACTACAATTATTTCACTTCTCCATGCCCATCGTTGGGCTGGTCGTGCTCGCGCAGGGACTGGCAGATTTCGGCAGCCTGCTCTTCAACCGCCGCGCGCGCAGCAAGGAATGGGAAATGGCAGTCGCATCCACCTTAAGGAAACATGTTGTCCTCGTCGGACTGGGGCATCTCGGCTACCGCGTCGCGCTTAAACTGCATGAACTGGGCGAACAGGTTGCGGTGATCGAAAACAATCCCAAAGCGGATAAAGTGAGCGATGCGCGCAATCTTGGCATCCCCGTCATCAACGATGATGCCACGCGCCAGTCCACGCTAGAAGGCGCAAACATCAAGGACGCGCGCACCATCATCCTCGCCAGCCAGAACGACTCCATGAATTTGCAGATTGCCTTGAAGGCCAGGAGCATGAACCCGAACCTAAAAGTCGTCATCCGCATATTCGATGACGAGTTCGCCCACGCTTTACAGGAACAATTCGGCTTCATTGCACTGAGCGCCACCGAAATGGCGGCTCCCGTCTTCGCCGCCGCCGCGGCAGGCGTGGATGTGACCAATCCGATCTCCATCGAAGGCCAATTGCTCAGCCTCGCGCGCCTGCCCATTTCGAAAGACGCGCCGTTTGCCGGTCAAACGGTCGGCTTTGTGGAAAATCATTATCACATCAACATCGTGCTATTGCGGCGCGGGAACGAATCGCAAATGCCGCCAAGAGATATCAGCCTGCTGCAGGCGGGAGATGTCATCGCCGCCCTCGGGGGACCCGAACAGTTGAACAAAATCCTTCACGACAATGAGCCGCGATGA